The following coding sequences lie in one Hippopotamus amphibius kiboko isolate mHipAmp2 chromosome 7, mHipAmp2.hap2, whole genome shotgun sequence genomic window:
- the GEMIN6 gene encoding gem-associated protein 6, with protein MNEWMKKGPLEWQDYAYKEVRVTASEKEYKGWVLTTDPVSANIVLVNFLEDGSMSVTGIMGHAVQTVEIVNEGDHSVREKLMPLFMSGDCKAYSPEDLEKRKNGLKKWLEKNHIPITEQGASRRTLCVAGVLTIDPPYDPENCNSSNEIILSRVQDLIQGHLAASQ; from the exons atgaatgaatggatgaagaaaggCCCCTTAGAATGGCAAGACTATGCGTACAAAGAAGTCAGAGTGACAGCCAGTGAGAAGGAGTATAAAGGATGGGTTTTAACCACAGACCCAGTCTCTGCCAA TATTGTCCTTGTGAACTTCCTTGAAGATGGCAGCATGTCTGTGACCGGAATTATGGGACATGCTGTGCAGACTGTTGAAATTGTGAATGAAGGGGACCATAGTGTGAGAGAGAAGCTGATGCCTTTGTTCATGTCTGGAGACTGCAAGGCATACAGTCCTGAGGatctggaaaagagaaagaacgGCCTGAAGAAATGGCTGGAGAAGAACCACATCCCCATTACTGAACAGGGAGCTTCACGAAGGACTCTCTGTGTGGCTGGGGTCTTGACTATAGacccaccatatgatccagaaaatTGCAACAGTTCTAATGAGATTATTTTGTCCCGTGTTCAGGATCTTATTCAAGGACATCTTGCAGCTTCCCAATGA